A stretch of DNA from Polyodon spathula isolate WHYD16114869_AA chromosome 4, ASM1765450v1, whole genome shotgun sequence:
gtttttttctgactttatgtgaacggaaagacacaaattctcccgttttctcactggaaatagatAAATTTAaaactatcactgtcctggtcacaaaagcaaagtttgtggggaataatagccattttctatacttttgaagcataagcaattaggaaataacacttactacccaggaacaaaaattgtgttacatagtgtaatccttGAATACCGCTTTTAATGACACACACTGCAAACCCTAAACTGGAATGAAGAAGACATGGGAGACTATTTAAAGTATGCAAATGTATTGCAGTTTCAATGTTATAAGTTATTCATAATAACTCAATTTTCTTTTAGAAGTCACACAACTTTGCTACTACCGTTGTTAGTAACagctacactatttttttttttttttttttgaaaagtccAATTCGTTAATAAACCGAGACCTGAGTTTACTAATCAGATCAATGCTGAAAAAGCATTACAGTGTAAAGTAGGACACAAACCTTTTAATAAGGCCATCGAGCTTATCCTCACGCTCCTTTAGGAAAGTAACACACTTCTGTAGAATGAAGCTGATGTAGTGCATTTTCATGGCCAGCACCTCATTCATGTCCCTCTGTTTAATGCACTTCTCACAGATCAGGTCCAGGACTCTATAGCATTTCTCCAGGGCAGCCACATCAGCCAGCAGAGCGCTCTCTCTCACCATCATCACAATCTGTGTAAACCAGGAAAGCAGCAAACAGTGCAAAATAAAGAACTGAACTACTGTACATTGTCCATTTGCCTTAATACTTCACATGCCGAGTTTCAAAAGGGAAGATAACGGCAACAGCACTTCTACATAAAGTCTAGGAAACATACATCCTTTTCAGTATGTGTACTAACTTTTCAGACTGCAGAGTCCAATTACACTACCTTCAACAGGACACTGCAAATATATTGAATAAACTCTGGTGAACCCTGACTGAACAATTTTCTAAAGCAACTAATGGACAGGGAATGGGTAATCATAAATAGTTCTATATGACTGGTAACAAAAACATCAACACCATACCCCATTCttgtaaaaatatacatttcttgtATGGGGGAATGCAGAATGCTTTTATTAGGGGGCTAAAGTTTTATTGATGAGCTTTGCTCTTGGCTAATGTGGTTGACTTTTATAGATAGGAATAGGAATCAGTTGAACTGGAAATAATGCTGTGTACAATTCCAAATAACAGCTAGAGGGAAAGCTAGACTGGAATGGCCTttattgtgaacaaaaacaaagcatccccgaAGAATAATGTAAGGGGAACAGCATATCGGAATGgtttgtaaatgtgaaataaaatggaCACGTGAAAAAGactgtatcattgatatgtccacaggttaaaacaatgtggcagtaaAGCAGTTCAGTTCTGGTAACTTAAATGAAGAAATagtacaaaacagcactgtacccaatattaagaaaataatccaaTGAGTATATCCAGTCTCTATAGCCAAGAAACTGAGAAAGTAACCCGACCTCTAAATGGCAGTCATATTTAGCTAGATGTCAATGTCACCAATACATGTAGCATGCAAGGTTATACCTGTAATTGTGAAGTCAATACCTCAAATGGTGTTTAAGAACCAATTATTACCAAtgcaaaggttttatttttgtgagattCCCACGATTTAACTTGACCTAAAAGCCACAGTGAAGGTGACATTAGATGTTATCCTCAGTTGTTTAAACTCGTGAAAGGCTTTCAGTATGCAGTCACTCTACCTTTACAGGGTGCAGGTTAGTCATCAAGATGACTTTATGCAAGGGTCCAGCAAGCTTGGGAGGAAGCTTGGCCTCTTTATCAAGACCTTGGGGTTTTGTATAATAATCCAGTCTTTCTCGGGGAAAGAAATTGTTGATAACTGTCACACAGTCATGTTgacctgataaataaataaataaataaaaacataaaaagaacaaaGCCAGATTCTCTCTCAGTACACCAGAAACTAAATCATTATAACAaagttaataaatacataacatttccTTTGGCAGAGAAAGTGAACAATACCAATTtggaatggggaaaaaaaaaaaaaaaaaaagataatcctCCATATTTTCTCAGTTTTTTAATATGATTTCTTTGTAGAGTAGGCCTAGAAAACTCAGGCTGGAATGAGGCCTATCAGCttttgtcaccccccccccctcttatTTTTCAAAGCCAGGCTGAAATGCGAGCGTTAACCAGCTCAGTCCAGCTTACCGACAAAGGCAGCCATCTGTGCTGCTGTCCGTCCAATGGAGTTCACTACATTCGTCTCAGCTCCAGCCTCCAGCATCATCCAAGTTATGTTTTTATTACCTACAGTTTCACAAATAAGGTTTGTAATACAGCAGCCATTAGAATTACATTAGCCATTAGAAATAAAGATGTTTATTTAAGCCAGAGAATGACTTCTGCACCTTAACTGATTTCTGGCAAAACAGGCTGTGAAATACAtagttgtatttttaattaaacagggtTTGGAACACATTGCTCTGCTGTATGTCTGTGTAAGGGAGTTTAAAGGAACACCAAATATTTTTGGGGGAATATTTTGGTAGCCATAAGCAACCCTGTTTGTAACAAAAAATGTACCTGAAAATCCTGCAAACATAAGGGCAGTGTATCCATACTCGTGCTCATTGCAGTTTACATCAGCTCCATGTTGTAGTAACAATTTGCACATGTCCTCTTTCCCTTTGTAGGCTGCATGCATCAGTGGAGTCATCCCATGCTGGAAAGGAAATTTGTTCATTATCGTTTTCCCATGTGCATTCCAAAGTTGGCTGCACGGCGTCATTCATACAATCTTTCCCAGCATTCTGCTTTAATACTGGAGGGGAAGTTGTGTAGAACCATCGCAAGGTTCGACACAAGAACCTTAACTCAAGAAACCCGTCCAGGCTAAGCCACATCAACTGAAGGATATTCATATCTGTTTCATAAGGCATATGAGAAACATACATCataccaaaaacatttcacacgtACAAAAACAACCAAGCAATAATGCGATCAACTTGGTCCCACTATTTTTTGTTGCAACAGTAAATACAAGCAGCATGAACGCTAAGGGGAGGCCAGTGTACTTATACGCTGTCTCTTTTTTTAGATATCACATCTCTGTATGGCTGGTCCCAACACAAAATAATAGCAGGTCACCATGACCCTCAGATAAACTATTTAGGTGGATAAACCGCCATGAACAGTTTCATTAAAACTGCATCGtttacacaacaaaatgtattaagTTATCAAAAATGCCAGCTAGAGAATCAAGTCAATTATGAgcggtttgtttttgttattaacagTCCCCATCCCCCCCCCAGCTGTTTTTGACGTCCAATCAgttttcagcaaaacaaaaattcaaGTTTAAAACCTAACTCCATTTGAGCAGAAAAGGGAACGGTACCATTATTACACAcgtcttttttttaatggtaagcTCAATACAGTAAGTAACAAGTAAGCTCAATACAGTGTTACTGCATCACTCGTATCACATATGTATTCtacaattagacacaatgtagaaacaaataaataatgttttaatagaCATTcaactttgtatattatttttctagTACACTCATTGTCACCATGGTCGTTTGCAAGTGGCAAATTACATGCTAATCACATCTGAGTAATACTGCAGCTTGTGATATACAGATAAAGATATATATGTTCACTTTATATGCTGACTTTGAGCAAAgccagaaataaaaattaaaataacttattttgggCTTTGCACGGGCAAACCGCGGTCTGCCCACTGCGTCTTGGGCAGAGCCCAAATCACTCCCTCAgttctttcattcctgttccGAGCGATAGGCAGACTTCTGAACAAGGaattaacacaaaaaaccccaTTGGCACTTGCATAGTACCATCCGCAACAGCCGGATAGTaatcgagatatatatatataaaacctacgTCACACTTTGGAAAAATATTACCTGCAACATCGGTACAAAATTGAACATGAGAAATCCCATTGACACTTgcatatattattaataacaacaaataacaataataataataatgagttgtAATGAACTGTACAATCAGAGAGATGGATGAAGGTACTGGGTTGAATGTGAATGATTCAAGTATGACAGTGTTTATGACAAGTGATCTAAGAGTTGGACAGCGTGCTCAGCAGAGTAACAGAGTGTAATTTAAGTAAGTAATACGTATCTAGATTTtaataattagtttaaaataaatttgtcttctatctcattaaatattttgtatagtCATGTCGCcaataaaaatttttttaaatatatgcctattttctgaaaccggacttcctgtgtagtttttatgaatgagatgagtgagtgagtgagtgacgcTACTCAGGTAGATGGATCAAACAAGCTCTTCAAATCGTAAATCTGTCTCTATTtcctgaaaacataaaatgaaagatctttgaccccattcacacttactgagcgGGCCTTGGTCCGTGTCTGGGCCACCTCAAGCGATAACACGGACAAAAAGGAGACAGctgcgctcaaagaatatcacggacatttgcagggctttttgatatgttatagtaataaaataatgacttggatcgcattattgatgTGTTTTGTGATAAATCAGGAGAGGGTTAATCCATATGCACGTCTATAACgcggtatgtgaaaaatacagcgaacaaagggtgggacttggctggcgatacagtactgagtgtacttttgtgattcagtgacttctaaacctgttttacgcttaaaaaaataaatatttaaaacagtgtgtgtaaaataaacagtacgtGTGAAAACATATTGAACCTGAGAAGCCTGACAAgggttgaataaatggaccgctaaggattaatttctgcatcatcccagttgctacctcttaaaactgaCGTTGTTTGATCTACTACACTCGACCTAGTGGCGGAGTGGTTTGAGTTACGTCACTGCACTGATGTGATAAGGACGGCCCAGGGCCTGCATTGGGTTTACACATACAGATGGGctggccctgaggcggcattgcctactttaggcagcatcaaaaagctggtctaaatttcattTTCCTGGaccggcctaaaccgcaagtgtgaacggggccTTTGAGATTAATTTTGGACTTTGACCGGGCATTGTTGGGCCAGAATGAAAGATCTTTGTGATTAATTTCAGACACACATGTACTGAGTGTTTGCGCATACCTGCAGTGCGAGTAGCACCGTcacctttcatcaacaaaccGTACTGAGGGCTGTCACAATCAATCAGGTATGTCTTGACATTACTTCTGATTTATGTTACTTTATTCCAGGAAAAAAGAGAACTAATATGAACCGTCTAAAAGCAGCAAAGTGTGCGATGAGCTATCAAATACCCACTGACAGTGCTGAAACTACCAATGCTTCAGTTTGGGAAAATCAGAAACATTGCATCTCTGCtagttacattaataaaaaaaacaacactatagTTAATGTACTGCATCAATGTTAGGGTCTATATAGCTTATATGTAACGCTGGGCTTTATATTTCTATAGCAGTGGCTGTCAAAGTCAGATCAAGCAGAGTGGACAAGAACTGAACAAGGCTTTCTCATCTGATTGTGACAGGCCCACAGAACGATTGGCAACAGCTGTTCCCAACAGAATTCTCAGAGTCCAAATCCTCTAGCAATCACTTGTTATTATCATTCTAATTGTGAGTGCAATTTCATGACTCTTACAGTCCTTGCCATATGCTTCAAGATACATTGAAGATTGTAAGTGTATGTTATTATTTGCATTGTGTTCTTACATGGCCGACAGAAAAACCTACAAATATTAGAcagcataatttatttatttttgacttttatattataaaaaaaagtagcagagtaaaaaaaaaaaagggattatgaaataaacaagcatgtTAGTAGCCCTCATGGgtgaaaaacatttaatatatggtagaaaagtatgatccttatatttcatatatagaaatgatcccctttttaatatatttgaaatatatgggatatatttaaaatatatttttagtctgtaatccatatatgtattttacaaattgaaaatatgtggtgcaccacatattttcattgtctgtaatccacataaaataaatatggattacagattaaattatattttaaacatataaaaaagggtacaatttatatatatgaaaagtataaggatcaaacttttctaccatatattaaaaatattttttgttccaTAAGGGTGATTACATCCCCAGTACGAATTAGGGTGACCAGCATCATGAAAAGTAGGTCATCAGGATCTTCATCCACTATatgaatgcaaatgtatttagACTGGACGCAGATGTATTCAGGGATGCCAACTTTAGATAAACTGTTCCAGAAGGGTAAAAGAGGCAACAGATAACTCAATCCTCCCCAAATACCATAAAacagtactgttttaatttttttttttttttttttttggtatgccTGGGTATACATACCAGTGTGCAAAGTGTAACCCATAATTACAGTACAGCACATTCTGCAACATTACACACAAACGTAACAGACTTCTGCCTGTGGAGCCTGGCAcacaataacatgtttaaaatcaAAGCTAGAAGAGATTGTACAGCAGTTATAAACAGCAGTAAATCTGCTGTGCACTAAgactataattatttattttttatttttttagataacaaaagttgtcattattattattattacagaaggGCCGGAACATTGCGTGAAAAGTATTCCCCATTTTCTGCCTCACCTCATCCAAACAGTTGACACGAACACCTTTGCATCCCAGCACTCTTGAAGCCTCCTGCACATTTCCTGTCCAAGAAATAAAGTTAATTATATGTGTAtgaaaatatatagtttatttatgttgctatattttttaaatgaaatcgcTATACCTGCGTACTTGTGAAGTACAGAAAAACAGCATGCATTATGCTACGACTGAGAAAGCAGAATGTATGTGAGAAAACAGAACGGTATCTCACTTTCAAATAGCAGCAAACCGAACGTTCTTTACAggtgtttctttgtgtgtgtgtgtgtgtgtctatatatatatatatatatatatatatatatatatatatatatatatatatatatatatatatatatacacatatgtctTCCTGTATATCGGTATCGTTTTAGGcctacacaaaataaacatgcacactgaAAATGTCAGATAAACACTAGAGTTACTCACTGGCTGTAAATGTTTAATgcactgttatatttttaaactacaaataTTTTAACTTATGCACAGTATAGGTATGATAATTGTATGTAATTTGATTGAAAATCACTTAATGCACACACCTTACCTTCTGCAATAGCGTGCACTAACTCTTTCTCTTCATCGGTAAGATCTCCTTTTTTCGGAGGGGccatacttttattattttaaaaattacttgGAGAACTAGTCATACGCTTGCGATATTGTGTATACAAAACCGAATGTGTTAGTAAAACAAGACACTCTCCCTTTGTATCCGGTCAGTTCACAAGCAATAGTGCAGCTCGGCGTGTTAAGCCTTCATCTGGTATGTTTCATTTGGCAACCAGAGAGGGGGGTGGTAATATATAATTGTTCAATTTTAGCACTTATATAAGCAGGATGAAATAAGGCATATACGTTTTAAAAGTGTGTAATAATTATAACTAACATAGTAAAAGCAGTTTTCGACAGTTATGTGTTTGATTTATCTGAGGTATAATCTGACTGTATAGACCAGCATCCCCATTTAGTCGTGTACCGTTAAGGTCCTTTCTATTTTAGTGAGCTGAAGAGTACAGTGTCCATGTGAATTTTATCTGCTCTTGACTGTTGTAGTGTCTTATACACGTCTTGTCAACGGCAACAACGGAGGGGTAAGTATTGTATGTCATACCAAATTGTTACTGTTTGCTGGAGATGGAGAGTTGTATTAAGCTTGATACTCAGAGGTATAAATATTTTTCCAACaataatatatgtgtatgtattattttatttggatGATAGTGACTTTATTATTGGACACGTTGAATAGTGTATACAATATTAAATGTTGACTATAAGACACTATAGCGGTGCAACAATTacctaacaataataataataataataataataataataataataataataataataataataataataatacagcgctCTTTTACCCAGATTAAACCATtaatatggtgtttttttttttttttttttttttttttttgtgtttgcactATTCagattacaatattaaaacataatgtaTATTGAAATATGTGTTGCAATTACCAATTGTCTCTAGCATGCAACAATTGTGGATTAAAGTATAAACAAGAAAAAGATCATGCTTTATCGTAATCATTGTGTTTACTTTATGATGGGTTGGATTTAATAACACTGTACACATTAAGGTACTGTATACCTCGTTAGGGTAATGTCTGATCGCCCTTTATGCTTTATATTATAACTGTAGAATCATTTAATTTCTCTGGTTGTTCAATTCTTTAATTTCTCTGGTTGTTCTAGTCTATCCTGTttcaatattatattaaacctgtagtatttttggtttttcttttattaagttTCTTAAACAACAGTTATGAAGGGATTTGTAACTCGTATTTCACAAACCAAACACAGTTTATAAAGTGTTGTTCGTTATTTAATTTATAAGTAAGATTTTTAATtactatagataatatatatatatatatatatatatataatgcacctTGGTACTGTGGTAAAGCACTTCGCAAATGACCAAATGTGACTCCTAAACGTTATTCTGAACCAGTGGGATGAAAGAAACCTACCACCTTTTGCTTTAATTACATTACTTGTGCATGTTTTCACCTGGCTGTggcttgtagttttttttctgcttgatttatttatttattgtgctgtGCATCTTTCTATTTGGAGCTATTCTTTtgaattatacagtactgtatcacttttttcaaagtaatgtttttcttattttcatcAGCTATACTTCCTTTTACTGTAGACTGTACCCTTGTTCTGGGTGAATGGCCTCACTGCCCTGTatgtgtaacagttattttattttagtatatttgtTATACAACACGTGATTACTTTCTGATCTTCTCTATCCCACTAATGTAACTAACACTTTTAAAGACTAAACAGTCAGCTTGTTTCCCAAAAAACAGAACAGTTATGGAAAATTCCTACAACTTCTAAAGCGGTTTTATCATATAATATTCAAAAGATAGGCATGTGTTTACATACAGGTTATAGAAAGTgcagttaaaaataaaccaaCCAACAATGTAACATAAAAAGAGTATTTGGGCATGCAGGTTTGATTTTTAATCATGAGGTACTGTAATCAATTCAGTTGGCCAGATCCTGCTGGTGCCTGGTTATATGTACTATATTTTGCCTGTACTGTTGGAgttcttttggtttgtttaaaagtGTATGTATCAGGAATGTGTTGCATGACATCTCCTTGTTAAAGAGAGTCTGACCAATTAGCCAGTACATGCTTATCTGGTTCAAAGCTGCCAGACGttgcttttaaaatgtccttGCTGTAATTCTAGTTTCAAGTGagtatttataatatacaaatCATATTCACCCTAAATAGTACCATTAATGCAGTATACATGGAATACATCATGCTGTCAGAGCAGAGTTCCATATTTCACTAAATCGTTGATAAATTTGCCTTTAATTTTGATAATCAAATGTTTTTCCTATCAGgatttttattgtcaatatagTTTAAAACATCGCTGAAAAGAATGGCGTACTGCGTAGTGGCAACACAACCTCATTGATAAATCTGTTGTAAGGtccatttattttgtgaatattGTCTTTTGGACCATGTATGTTTAAAATGATGCAGAAAGATtcattgctgttgtttttgttgttgttttagtttgtaaaaaaaaatgttcttcgattttaatttacagaaaatTACAACAAATTCAATTAATGGGagacaatgtaattgttttagtTCTATTCATTTGTCTGAATCTAAATGGCACACTGAATCCTATTACATTTATGTTCGGTATGCCTTTAGTACCGGTATTATTTAATTGTTCACCATCTGTTTAGATAGATTGCATGTGTTTTGACGACCAGCTTTGATTGCCACTGTTTCCGTAGTAACTGGGTCTATATGTTATGTGAATATTCATCAATTACCAAGCATGGACAGTTAAGTCATTTTACATTGTTAATGTTTTGCATACATTATATAATGCACAAAGCGAACAAAGTGATTCATCATtatgtgtaaaatattttttttttaacactttgacATTTCAAGGCTAAGAAATAAACAGAACCAAAATGAAGCCTGCATCTTTATATACCAATATTAAGATACTGCACTAATGTGAATGCATTTGCATGTTGGATAACATACATAAGTTGTATGTACAAGTAAAAATACAAGTGTGACATAAACATGTGGACAGACAGGTTCTTCCATATATCATCAGATTATTATACTCTCTATAAATTATGTTTTGACATaactggaaatgttttttttttaatgagccgGGGTCTCCCTTTATCCCCTAATTCAGTCAACAATGTGAGCTAAGGAATATTTCACCAAGTTCATCTCAACTAGGTAAGAGGCTCTGTATGTATAAATGTAAAGAGTGAAGTAAAAACACAGACTGCTAATCTATACCGTTCATTACAGGGAATGTTACACTATGCATGGCTTTACTGGATCTTGCTCTACCTTTAGTAAAAGGCTGTACAGCTTTAAATGACATAATGTTATGCATTTGCTTGTTGCTTATAAATCACAAGAGACAATACAGTAGTTGGCTTTGTTATCCAAAgggagttaaaaaaagaaaaacaagacagcAGGTTGGATTTCTATGTGATAGTACAAAACAACAGGACGTCATGTCTCCCCTCCAGCTAgctacccatatatatatatatatatatatatatatatatatatatatatatatatatatctaattatatatatatatatattaatatatatatatatgtatatcctGTCTCCTGAGTACAGTCTAAttcttatgatttatattttttgtaagttaataCTTTTTGTGTAGATCACGCCTCTAAGGGACAATCTAcaatctaaaatgtaattttatagtATACTGTAGCCATAAACATTGCTTTCTATATTTGTAGGATTTATTTAAAGCGCCTGACTCATCAACACCAGTTCTGACTCAGTTTTCCCTTCACAGTCATCCAGATAGGGATgataggtgggggggggggggggtggggggggggggggggggggggggggggggggggggggggggggggggggggggggggggggggggggggggggggggggggggggggggagcactgTCTTGCTCACAGTGTATATGATTAGTCACTGTGGATTTTTTTAAGCTATTTTGTGCTTGTCATTTTATGTGAACCATGACAATGTTgtctattacagtacattttccttttttttgtataacctGAGGCAGAGTGGGTGGTCCCCAATCCCATATTACACACTGCTGATGCAGATTCTAACAGCAGCAGATTAAATGAGGGTAAGACCTCTGTAACAGTTGGTACAAACGGGTCTGATTGATACACTTTCATGGGACAAGCTTGTTCAATGGTTCATGACTAGTCCCTATCCTGCGATATTAACAGGCGATATTAACATTCAGAATTAGAGGAAAAGCCACTCTAaatgattgtaaacatcataGAAAGAACCACAATTAGATTGCCCATTCATCTTTGCTAGATTTAATATTCAGATACAGCAAAGACGCATTGGTGCAGTTCTTTCTACAACGTGCCTAGCTTCTATAAACATTGTGCGAACTACATGCTGTTCACATGgctttaatacagtaatataacacTTGCATAAAGCCTGGCCTCTTCTCTGAAGTTAGTGTGCCATGGATAAAGAATCTATATATAGATGGGTTCAGAGCCAGAGTTTGTGAACTATGTTTTCTGGAAGAGAAACGTGTCCTTGTTACTGTTTAAAGTGGAACCTATAATTTAacatatacatgtataatttC
This window harbors:
- the LOC121315064 gene encoding ankyrin repeat and MYND domain-containing protein 2-like; its protein translation is MAPPKKGDLTDEEKELVHAIAEGNVQEASRVLGCKGVRVNCLDEHGMTPLMHAAYKGKEDMCKLLLQHGADVNCNEHEYGYTALMFAGFSGNKNITWMMLEAGAETNVVNSIGRTAAQMAAFVGQHDCVTVINNFFPRERLDYYTKPQGLDKEAKLPPKLAGPLHKVILMTNLHPVKIVMMVRESALLADVAALEKCYRVLDLICEKCIKQRDMNEVLAMKMHYISFILQKCVTFLKEREDKLDGLIKSLLKGRDTDGFPLYQEKMIRECIRKFPYCDATLLQQLVRSIAPVEIGNDPTAFSVLTQAITGQVGFIDGEFCTTCGEKGADKRCSVCKMVIYCAQDCQKQHWFTHKKVCMKLRDQREKHEAEVAKQKEKQEKTKLNKGESEEAIEGTSVPQEEPSNGHNVEEKTQCGECAGLSISESGISTAASETEQTSEE